The proteins below come from a single Corynebacterium glyciniphilum AJ 3170 genomic window:
- a CDS encoding L-lactate permease — protein MSSTYLPDLAPVADNLFLSSLVALLPLITVFVTLGVLRWRAHWAGLGALAVSLVIAVGVYGMPADLAGLSATQGAVFGLFPIMWIVVSAIWFYELTVRSGRFLDLRAVIDRISDDPRIQAILIAFCFGGMLEALAGFGAPLAITGVMLLAVGFARMRAAVAVLVANTAPVAFGAIATPIITAGALTGIDYEHIGSIVGRQTPFIALVVPLFLCLLVDGRKGLKQCWPIALTIGAVFAVVQFVAANYISVELTDIISALSGLAVAVIMLRFWRPDGTAEARQRLLTERRQEEASGDVQDVTSATSGTETTTGELTTRRTLMALFPYLLVIVVFSVAKLWDPAKDFLASTDLSLAWPGLDGNILTAEGAISTATVYGFPWLSSPGTLLLITGVIVAAVYRVSPAVAVRAYWENLVKMRFSILTVAAVLSLAYVMNQSGQTITIGHWIAGAGASFAFFAPILGWLGTAVTGSDTSANALFATLQQTAATQADLDPALMVASNTSGGVVGKLVSPQNLTIVATAVGLAGRESEILRKVMWWSIGMLVAICVINGLQATVLQWMLP, from the coding sequence ATGAGTTCCACCTACCTCCCCGATCTCGCACCGGTCGCAGACAATCTGTTCCTGTCGTCACTGGTCGCCCTCCTCCCCCTCATCACGGTATTCGTCACGCTCGGCGTCCTACGGTGGCGAGCCCATTGGGCAGGTCTGGGCGCCCTCGCTGTCTCCCTCGTCATCGCCGTGGGCGTGTACGGCATGCCTGCCGACCTGGCCGGACTCTCCGCGACACAGGGCGCCGTCTTCGGCCTGTTCCCGATTATGTGGATCGTCGTCTCCGCAATCTGGTTCTACGAACTCACCGTCCGCTCGGGACGCTTCCTTGACCTGCGGGCCGTGATCGACCGGATCTCCGACGACCCTCGAATCCAGGCGATCCTCATCGCCTTCTGCTTCGGTGGCATGCTTGAGGCCCTCGCCGGCTTCGGCGCTCCGCTGGCCATCACCGGTGTGATGCTGCTCGCTGTCGGTTTCGCCCGGATGCGTGCCGCTGTCGCCGTCCTGGTCGCCAACACCGCACCAGTGGCCTTCGGTGCCATCGCAACCCCCATCATCACCGCCGGCGCCCTGACCGGCATCGACTACGAACACATCGGCAGCATCGTCGGTCGACAGACGCCGTTCATCGCCCTGGTGGTCCCACTTTTCCTCTGCCTCCTCGTCGATGGCCGAAAGGGCCTGAAACAGTGTTGGCCGATCGCGCTGACCATAGGTGCCGTCTTCGCCGTGGTGCAGTTCGTGGCAGCGAACTACATCTCCGTCGAACTGACCGACATCATCTCGGCACTCTCTGGGCTCGCCGTCGCCGTCATCATGCTGCGATTCTGGCGTCCCGACGGAACTGCCGAGGCTCGGCAACGACTACTCACCGAACGACGCCAGGAAGAGGCGAGCGGTGATGTACAGGACGTGACCAGCGCAACCAGCGGCACCGAGACCACCACAGGTGAGCTGACGACCAGGCGTACCCTCATGGCACTGTTCCCGTACCTCCTGGTCATCGTCGTCTTCTCCGTCGCCAAACTGTGGGACCCGGCCAAGGACTTCCTCGCCTCCACCGACCTCTCGCTCGCCTGGCCGGGTCTCGACGGCAACATCCTGACCGCCGAGGGGGCCATCTCGACCGCCACCGTCTACGGCTTCCCCTGGCTGTCGTCCCCGGGAACCCTGCTCCTGATCACCGGCGTGATCGTTGCCGCGGTGTACCGGGTCTCCCCGGCCGTGGCAGTCCGGGCCTACTGGGAGAACCTGGTCAAGATGCGTTTCTCGATTCTCACGGTCGCCGCCGTCCTGTCGTTGGCGTACGTGATGAACCAGTCCGGCCAGACGATCACCATCGGCCACTGGATCGCCGGCGCCGGAGCGTCGTTCGCCTTCTTCGCCCCGATTCTCGGCTGGCTCGGCACCGCCGTCACCGGATCCGACACCAGCGCCAACGCTTTGTTCGCCACCCTTCAGCAGACGGCCGCCACCCAGGCCGACCTTGACCCCGCACTCATGGTGGCATCCAATACCTCCGGTGGGGTCGTCGGCAAACTCGTCAGCCCGCAGAACCTCACCATCGTCGCCACCGCCGTGGGCCTCGCCGGACGCGAATCGGAGATCCTGCGGAAAGTGATGTGGTGGAGCATCGGCATGCTGGTGGCCATCTGCGTGATCAACGGTCTCCAGGCCACCGTGCTGCAGTGGATGCTGCCGTGA